ACTCACATCTTTTCACCGAGCTGAACGCCTGCTCCAAGGTATTCACCTGCAGGCAGATTGACCTAGCTCAATCAACTGGTTTCAGAGCTTTTTCTACCCCAATCCACGAGATCCAGTTCGACCGGCAGTTCACTACATGGCTTATCACCAAAGTTGACACCATTAACAGGTCAGTCTTGGTGTCCGCTGGCAAAAGGCTAAGTGTTTTCCAGGAAGATGCAGCCATGGTGCTCGGAATCCCTTCCGCCGGGAAAGAGGTATGGGACGCCAGCCTTGACAAGTCTGTCTCGATGCGTCAGAAAATAGAGGGTCTGATCGGCATAGACGAAAAAACAACTTCACCAAGGCAGGCAGCAATGAAGATGCTTCGTACTCTCGCCGGAAAAGACCTTTCATCAGCAGAAGAAGAAGTTTTTAAGGTTTCATTCTCAGTGTTTGTAGTCAGCATGCTTTGCGATAGCACCAATCCAGGAGATGTTGAGTCAGTGAACTTTTGGCCTGCATTATCAGACCCAGGTGGCATTCACCAATTTAATTGGGCATCGTATATTGTAGACTCAGTTTTCTCGGCCTGTGTTTGTGCAAGAAAGGCAACTAGGACGAACACGCCATACAACCCCCCGTCAGGGACTGCATTGTTTCTCCAGGTACGGATAATATCCCCCATTAACATTTTTGACACCACTCTCGATGATTTTTTGACCTTACTAACTAATCGCAATACTTTCTGCAGATTTTTTACCTCGACAACATGGACTATGGATCATTGTCATTGGATAAAAATAAACTGCCTCGTATGGATGCTTTCGCACCAAAAATCTTGTCCAAACAGATTTTGGCTGAGACAATTGGCTTACGAGGCCAGACGCCATGCAGAATGTTCGGCGCCGGCAAGGCAAGACTCCCCTGCTACAATTTTTTTTATATTTATAGGGAGACGCACCAATTACCGGGTATGCAAAAACTATTTTTTCTAACCTCCCATGCCGTTCGACCTAATTTGTTAAACAGCTTCGCCCAGCCGGACAAGTTGTCTACCGAAGAGAGGTTGTCAGACCAACAACCACCCGAAGTCCCAGGAGTGCAGCAATTTCCATTGCAAAAAGGCCACGGGAGTCCGGTGCACCCAAACATCCAATCCACCGCGAGCAAGCACCAAATATGGACGTTAGTTCCTCACACACAAGCACGCCAACTATCTACTTTTCAAATGTCCATATACTATACTTTATCCTTACTTCAGAAACTTACTTCTCCCGTATTTGTCATAGGCCAAGATGCAGGCAATTATAGCTGTAAAAGCTCACAACGCCAGGTGCATCAAGATACTCACATTGGCAAGGAGGTCCATAGAGGAAGAGACTGACAAGCTTGTACAAGCGATATCCACCTTGAACTTCGACAACCAAGGAAATGGCAACGAGCAGGCAACCGAGATCTCAAACTCCCCGGGAGAACCTTTCACCCCGTCGCCAACCACACCAGACACAACAGGTCCGTTACTAGGTACAACCCCATCACCATATTTTTTTGTACATTTCCACATGGGAGACTAATAATGGTTCGTATATCAACAGGCACAACACCAACCAATTCGAAACACCCCCTGAGCCAGCCTCCCCCGTTCTCGCTAGGACCTGAATTCGATGATTTTTCCCTTGACCAAACACCCGTTTTCGGCATACAAAAAAATGGGATAACTAGTTACTCGCCATTATCTCCACTTGGTCCTAGCCCACCGAAAAAGGTTAGCCGTAAATCAAGCCCTAAGTCCCCAATGGAAAAGACGAAAATTAAATCAGGAGAGTTTCTATTCAACAAGAGGACAACATCACAAATTAACCTCAATGATTTAGTGGCCGAGCTAGAATACACCCAGTCTCCGGTAAACCGAAAGGTCGTCCGCGAAGGAAGAATAATTTGTCCACCAAGAGACACGTCATGGCCTTCATGCAGCAAGAGAAAAGAGGCTGCAAATTCATTCCACAAATGGGCAATTGGATCCATTGGACAATTAAACAGGTTCCTACCAAACCTCATTTTTTAAACCCTACAAACATTTAACAGTTTTGCATTTTTTATTCAACCTGTCTGTTTCTTATATAATTATTCAACCAACATATTTTTTGTTCAACACAGTTTCTGGTTGAGGCATGGATCACCGAAATTCATCGAGATTTCATCCTCCCACCTTATCGAGCAATTCAAAATTGGTGGATCATTGGGACCCGAAACGTGCGACATATGTTTTCGTCGATTCCAGCAGGCTTCATCGAACGGTGCGACCCCTGACTGGCGCCACTACTTGGAGACAGATTTTGCGGTAACTAATCAGCAAGAATCCATCGTGTAATAGCCTAGTATTATTGAATTGCTCGGAAAATCACTCATACCTTTACTTTGTTTCCTCTGTTCCTGCTAACATAATGCAGATGCGTGCTATTGCCGGAGAAGATTACATTACCGCCAGGAGCACACAACAACAATGGATTGGTAAACATTTAAAGAACGACGTGTCCAAATGCATGCTGGTACTTCCTACCTTATCTTATTATTTGCTCACATGTCTGCCAGCTAATATAGCCCCCCGCGTTTTTTTACGAACAGAATTAAAAATAGGGAAAAAAATATCTAACAATATCCTTTTTTCCCTTACCAGATAATCACACTAGTAATGGTGGACAGCAAATGTGCAGCATATGCATGGGACATGAAGAGAAGGCAAATTACAGTTCACGCTGCTGGAAACCATGCAGGCCAATGGGATGCATATGAAAAAATAGCAGCTGCCCTTACCAAAGCATTAAGACGTTGCATAGAAACATTCTTCGATGGGTGGATTATTGACTGGGCTAATTGGACAAATATCTACACAAAAACTTCGCCACTAGCCGAAACAGCGACCAACGAGTAAGTACTTTTTCCTATGGTGTTATTCAACCATTATTCATCGTTAGCTTGCAATACAACAACATAGGCTCATGTTCCAATTAATCTGACACATATTCCTGCGCCAAAATAAAATACAGGAATGATTATGCAGTTCAAGCTCTCCAATTCTGCCGCACTTTCGATGGAGTAAAACAAGGTGGACGTCTCACCTCGGTAATATATCAGGAAGCAAACACAAAACCCCGCTACATAGTCTTACACTTTTTTCTATACTTGTGGACAATTTTATATTACACAACTAATGACAGTCTTAATTTCTTTACACAGCCGAAGGAGGATTGCCCGACGCAGGCAGATCTACTTTTTGACGTGTTGCACCTGAAAAATAATGCAGGAAGTCTGCCGCCACAATTTGTTCAATTCATCGACTAAAATAAGACTTCGAAACGTCAATTAGAATTTCTGGATACTCCCTCGCGGCTATCCAGCTTCTCCATTGTAAGCCCGTGACGCCTGTTAATAGCAGCCTAGCACATCGGTATTATGTCCGAAGTCTCCAACACAATGAACTGTAAAATTTTCTGGGCTGCTTTTTGGAAACCCAGTAGCGAACATTTATCCCCGTTTCATATAACATGAATCGTCCCGCGCCCTCGTTCGCAAATTTTGTAAACACAAAGAACTAACGAAAAATGGGTAAACCTACACCATCCCAAAGTTAAAAAAAATACTTTCAAACTTTGAATTTTTATAAAAATGGTAAACAAACACAATCACACCAACAGTTGAAAACGAGATACAAAATGCTAGGCGTTCTCTAAACGCTCAACCAGCCATGAGTACGATCAAAACTACAATAATTTGGACGAGATGTCCTCGAGCACTGAAATTTATAAAATTCGCACGGCTGCTACGATTTGACTACTCATGCTCTGAACGGAGCAACCATGACCGCGCCGCAGCCTATGTGTGGATTCAGTTTTTTTACATACACCTCCCGCGTCCTCCCCCGCGGACGACGTGATCAACAGTGCAGTACTGCCACCAAGCAACACCTTTGAACCGCACAGCGGCTACTGCTCATTCGAAATGACCCAACACCCCGTCCTCCGTTGCAATGTGTTATTTTCGAAGCAAACCATCGACGGCTCCACGGCAGCGGCTAGTACTTTGCAAGACAACTACATCACACAGCTCTACTATATATACAGCCGCACGATGAAACTGGGAGAAGCACGGTGCACACACCATGAGGAACAATCGCCAAGCATATCTCCTCGGCGTTAGCTCCGGCAAGGCTCTTCGGAGCCGCATGGCTAGGCGCCTGTCCTCCGTCAGTAGAAGCTTTCGTAGACGCCCCATGGCACCACCACCATCCCAAGCCACGCCTCCCGTTTCACCAGCTCCTACTGCCCCAGCCTACCCGGCCTCCCCACCCGTCTCTCCCACGTACACTCCTCTCTCACCGGCGTACCGCGCTACTCCGTCCAGCTTGCCGCCAAACGAGGCCGATCCAGCCGCTGCACCTGCAGCTATTTCTCGGGCGGGAGAGCGTCGCTCACCTGTATCACCCACCTCCCCGCTTCAGCTCTCACCCAACCAGTCCGCGCTCTCCCCATCTCTGTCCTCACCAGACTACACACCCAGCTCACCATACACACCATTGGCTCCAATCACCACCACTGTTGGTTCCCCTGGATCCTCCGCGGACTACTGCCCTAGCTCACCTGACTACACCCCGAGCTCACCGGCCACACCACGACCGGCCCTGATGCCGGCGACCGGGTGCCACCTGGAGATTACTGGGCCAGAAGCAGCCACTGACGTGGTATCAGACAGGAACTCCGTCGACATGGAAGTCGACGACAGGGACATCGACTACGAGCTCGCCGTGCGCGATTCCATCCGCACCGAAGGGGAGGATGCAGCCAGGAGGGAAGCGTTGGAGCAGAACAACAAGGTGAACCAAGAGCTTGATGAGTTCCTTGCAGCCGTGGAGGACGTCGAAGACATCGACGAGCCACCATCCTCTGGTCCGAACCGCAAGATTCCTCCACCACCCCCTGGCAAAGGCAAGGAGCCATTCATCGACATCTCGGACGGAGACGACGAGTGGTGACTGCCATGCACACCAGTTGCCAGCTAAAAAACGGCAGGGCTGAAGTTGACGGCAGCCCATTATCCACTatgtgtttccttttaattttcggTCCATTGTGCCTGCTGAAGCCGAACTAGTTTTTTATTGTTTTTTAGTAATCCTGCTCCCCTCCGTTGTATCATCCCCATCCCAAGCCAACCGCAACATGTAACGTCATGCTTTCGCATTAGTATTTAAGTAACTATCATGCGTCGTTCAAAAAAATCTCTGCTTTTCTGTTACATGAAGTATATTTTCCCTATTCCTGACGAATTGGAGCGAATTGCTCATAATTAATGGAAGATATAATCATGGACAAACCaagctttatatcaaaaatactccACGCAAACAAACTTAAATTTATAAGGCAAGGTACCTTGGCACCTTTGTCACAAGCAGGCACGAAAAAACGATGAACACCCGTGCACCGGCGCGACGTACAAAATAAAAAACTCAGAGCCACCAGCGGGAAATACTCTTGTTAAGGGGAAAACAACTTACACGTCCCTACGCCATGGCTATATATTGCATCGATGAGGAAAACACGAAACGCGTTTGCTTCACATGCAGGTCACTTTTTTCCCTCACTAGACGATATCACCCCTGGAGATTACATGCCATAACAAATTACCACACGCCAAAAAAATGGTATCCACACCCCGAGCAATTATCCCGACAATCTATGGATATAAGCGACAGACAAATCGCCCCATTATTTAATAGAAAATTACACAACAGAGTCTTTCCATACTGTATTTGTGTCAAAAAAAAATATCGTTTTTAGGTGAGCAAAAAAATGTTTGCGCGGGTGGACGTGGTTTCTCCGACCTGACGAGGGCCATTTCACATTACGCAGAGAGGCACCGTGGATCCAGTTAACACAAGGGGGGGGCCGCACCCGTGGTTGCTCGCCGGTGAATCGATAACGGGCGCATGCAGTGTCACTATCATGTCTAGTTTGCGGTACATCAAACCACTTCTTTTTTTTCCTGGTCAAAAAATAGACGCCGTGAAACTCTGCTTCACACAAAGAACTGTTTTAACAGGATTTTTTTTGTATACAGCAATATCCTCGGACTCATTGCCCTGCGTGCAAGGAGTGGACATGGTAGACACCGACTAGACACGTATTGATTTTCTGCTTTTCACGGTGAAACAAAAGACCTTCAGATCGGGCCACACCGCCATCGGCGAGGTTTTGATTCCCCTCTTGCACGAGGCGTTTGTCTTCGTTAGTCTTGTTTTCCAACTCTGGTTTCCCTGTATTTTTCAATCTTTTTCTTCACATTGCATTCTATCCCTACCAGGACACACAACATAATCTTTTTAACCCGCATGGTACATTTCAAAAACAAATAGCGGATATAACACCTACACAAGTTTTCTCTTAGACGCCCGAAAAAATGTTTGCATCATCAAAAAACTTTTGTTAAATTACATACAAGCTATGACCAGCATAGGACACCTCCCATAACTCTAGACGGCAGCCTCGGGATTCCAATGCAGTGTCACTCAACATGGGGCCGTATTAGTCGCGTATAATTATACTCCACGCCATTTTCCACATAGATGATCGGATGCCACGTAGATATTGTACGTATCTTAGGTGAAGACGGTTTCCGCCGGCCCCACGTCATTAGAATCGGTGTTGGACCCGAAAATTACGTCGATCAGGTGGAGTTGATGCCGGCGATAGGCGGTGGGTACGGGGAAAATATTCGAATCCTTGCGTGTGCGCCATTGCTGGTTGTCCTTAGGGTTTGAAAGGTTCTAATGTTTTGTTTTAATATTTAACTTGCTTTTAT
This region of Lolium perenne isolate Kyuss_39 chromosome 2, Kyuss_2.0, whole genome shotgun sequence genomic DNA includes:
- the LOC127330021 gene encoding uncharacterized protein, producing MRNNRQAYLLGVSSGKALRSRMARRLSSVSRSFRRRPMAPPPSQATPPVSPAPTAPAYPASPPVSPTYTPLSPAYRATPSSLPPNEADPAAAPAAISRAGERRSPVSPTSPLQLSPNQSALSPSLSSPDYTPSSPYTPLAPITTTVGSPGSSADYCPSSPDYTPSSPATPRPALMPATGCHLEITGPEAATDVVSDRNSVDMEVDDRDIDYELAVRDSIRTEGEDAARREALEQNNKVNQELDEFLAAVEDVEDIDEPPSSGPNRKIPPPPPGKGKEPFIDISDGDDEW